One window from the genome of Actinoplanes teichomyceticus ATCC 31121 encodes:
- the pfkB gene encoding 1-phosphofructokinase, with product MILTVTLNPSVDRALEVDALVRGEVLRAGDSHIDPGGKGVNVSRALLANGVRSTAVVPTGGAEGEQLVDLLRAEGVDMVAVPITGRTRSNITLAEPDGTVTKINEAGPVLSTDEFAQVSDAVLAAAQGSEWVVICGSLPPGPSVAAFAALCERLVAAGARLAVDSSGPALLAGVNAGATLVKPNREELAEAAGAELTTLGDVLDACERLRKAGAGTVLASLGADGAVLVEQSGVLTGKSPVSVPRSTVGAGDAMLAGFLAAGARGEAALIEGLAWGAAAVSLPGSRMPRPQDLDRTTIRIDSDPDPSRPLGRD from the coding sequence ATGATTCTCACGGTCACCCTGAACCCGAGCGTCGACCGGGCGCTCGAGGTCGACGCGCTGGTCCGCGGCGAGGTGCTGCGGGCCGGAGACTCGCACATCGACCCGGGCGGCAAGGGTGTCAACGTCTCGCGGGCGCTGCTGGCCAATGGGGTGCGCTCCACCGCGGTGGTGCCGACCGGCGGCGCCGAGGGCGAGCAGCTGGTCGACCTTCTCAGGGCCGAGGGGGTGGACATGGTCGCCGTCCCGATCACCGGACGGACCCGGTCCAACATCACCCTGGCCGAGCCGGACGGCACGGTCACCAAAATCAACGAAGCCGGCCCGGTGCTCTCCACCGACGAGTTCGCCCAGGTGAGCGACGCCGTGTTGGCCGCCGCCCAGGGGAGCGAATGGGTGGTCATCTGCGGCAGCCTGCCGCCCGGCCCGTCGGTGGCCGCCTTCGCCGCGCTCTGCGAGCGGCTGGTCGCGGCCGGCGCCCGCCTCGCCGTCGACTCCAGCGGCCCGGCGCTGCTCGCCGGCGTCAACGCGGGAGCGACGCTGGTCAAGCCGAACCGGGAGGAGCTGGCCGAGGCGGCCGGCGCGGAGCTGACCACGCTCGGTGACGTGCTGGACGCCTGCGAGCGGCTGCGCAAGGCCGGCGCCGGCACGGTGCTGGCCAGCCTGGGCGCCGACGGCGCGGTGCTGGTCGAGCAGTCCGGTGTGCTGACCGGGAAGTCGCCGGTCAGCGTGCCGCGCAGCACGGTCGGCGCGGGCGACGCGATGCTGGCCGGCTTCCTCGCGGCCGGGGCGCGCGGCGAGGCGGCGCTGATCGAGGGCCTGGCGTGGGGCGCGGCCGCGGTCAGCCTCCCGGGCAGCCGGATGCCACGCCCGCAGGACCTCGACCGGACGACCATCCGCATCGACAGCGACCCGGACCCGTCCCGCCCCCTCGGCCGCGACTGA
- a CDS encoding DeoR/GlpR family DNA-binding transcription regulator produces MYAEERQQEIVRRARLEGRVDVVALADSLTVTAETIRRDLTVLERAGVLRRVHGGAIPVERLGFEPALATRDAVLISEKERIAKAALAEIPEDGAIILDAGTTTARLAQLLPADRELTVVVNSPVLAAMLGLKPNLTVLLLGGRVRGKTLATVDDWALRPLSEMYVDVAFMGANGLSVERGMTTPDPAEAAVKRAMIAAARRVVLLADHTKIGNDYLARFGGLDDLDLLITDTGLDHELAAEVEATGVRMVQA; encoded by the coding sequence ATGTACGCGGAGGAACGGCAGCAGGAGATCGTGCGGCGTGCCCGCCTGGAGGGTCGTGTCGACGTGGTGGCGCTGGCGGACAGCTTGACGGTCACCGCCGAGACGATCCGGCGCGACCTGACCGTGCTGGAACGTGCCGGCGTGCTGCGCCGGGTGCACGGCGGCGCCATCCCGGTCGAGCGCCTCGGCTTCGAGCCGGCGCTGGCCACCCGCGACGCCGTGCTGATCAGCGAGAAGGAGCGGATCGCCAAGGCCGCGCTGGCCGAGATCCCGGAGGATGGCGCGATCATCCTGGACGCGGGGACGACCACGGCGCGCCTGGCCCAGCTCCTGCCCGCGGATCGCGAGCTCACCGTCGTGGTGAACTCCCCGGTCCTGGCCGCCATGCTGGGGCTCAAGCCGAACCTGACGGTGCTGCTGCTCGGCGGCCGGGTCCGTGGCAAGACGCTGGCCACGGTGGACGACTGGGCGCTGCGACCACTGTCCGAGATGTATGTGGACGTCGCCTTCATGGGCGCCAACGGCCTTTCGGTCGAGCGCGGCATGACCACCCCGGACCCGGCCGAGGCGGCGGTCAAGCGGGCGATGATCGCCGCGGCCCGCCGGGTGGTGTTGCTGGCCGACCACACGAAGATCGGAAATGACTATCTGGCCCGGTTCGGTGGTCTCGACGACCTCGATCTGCTGATCACCGACACCGGGCTGGATCACGAGCTGGCGGCCGAGGTAGAGGCCACCGGAGTGCGGATGGTGCAGGCATGA
- a CDS encoding adenylate kinase family protein: protein MRKYVIMGVQGSGKGTQGQLLARGLDLTHIGVGDIFRWNVRNHTKLGAQVRRIMAAGELVDDDLVEAVVRSRLERHDWNYGFVIDGFPRNGRQAEFFMESYDLDAVIHLELPDDEVRRRVLSRRLCPSCGMDYNLIADRPEQEGRCDICGHELVTRADDTPEALEARLREYHEKTRPVLELFRRKEVVHDVDGRPPVDEVQAAIRKTLGLPPHIPAQG, encoded by the coding sequence ATGCGCAAGTACGTGATCATGGGCGTCCAGGGCAGCGGCAAGGGCACCCAGGGCCAGCTGCTCGCCCGCGGCCTCGACCTGACGCACATCGGCGTCGGCGACATCTTCCGCTGGAACGTCCGCAACCACACCAAGCTCGGCGCCCAGGTCCGGCGGATCATGGCGGCCGGCGAGCTGGTCGACGACGACCTGGTGGAGGCGGTGGTCCGCAGCCGCCTGGAGCGGCACGACTGGAACTACGGCTTCGTCATCGACGGCTTCCCGCGCAACGGCCGGCAGGCCGAGTTCTTCATGGAGAGCTACGACCTGGACGCGGTGATCCACCTCGAACTGCCCGACGACGAGGTGCGCCGCCGGGTCCTGAGCCGGCGCCTCTGCCCCAGCTGCGGCATGGACTACAACCTGATCGCGGACCGCCCGGAGCAGGAGGGCCGCTGCGACATCTGCGGCCACGAACTGGTCACGCGTGCCGACGACACCCCGGAGGCGCTCGAGGCCCGGCTGCGCGAATACCACGAGAAGACCCGCCCGGTGCTCGAACTCTTCCGCCGCAAGGAGGTCGTCCACGACGTCGACGGGCGCCCGCCGGTCGACGAGGTGCAGGCCGCGATCCGCAAGACCCTGGGCCTGCCGCCGCACATCCCGGCGCAGGGCTGA
- a CDS encoding type II toxin-antitoxin system PemK/MazF family toxin, with the protein MLKSLLRRLFGGPAEPAPRGEARTRSAPPPAAARPSATPTPAPAPRRPASPGPRGSAASPGPRRSAEAARPGAASKPPARRGPAPAPRPPRQVPTEQRGRTVAYAPDLDGDADPGEIVWTWVPYEDDPAQGKDRPVLVVGRDGRTLLGLMLSSQGERDGQRNWLALGAGDWDRTQRPSWIRLDRVLEVEEDGIRREGAILDRARFDRVATRLRGDYGWA; encoded by the coding sequence ATGCTGAAGTCCCTCCTGCGCCGGTTGTTCGGCGGGCCGGCGGAGCCGGCGCCGCGGGGCGAGGCCCGCACCCGCAGCGCGCCGCCCCCGGCAGCCGCCCGCCCGTCCGCGACCCCGACCCCGGCTCCGGCGCCCCGCCGGCCCGCATCGCCCGGCCCGCGCGGGTCCGCCGCATCGCCCGGCCCGCGCCGGTCCGCCGAGGCCGCGCGCCCCGGCGCGGCGTCGAAGCCTCCGGCGCGGCGTGGCCCGGCGCCGGCCCCGCGCCCGCCCCGGCAGGTTCCCACCGAGCAGCGCGGCCGCACCGTCGCCTACGCCCCCGACCTGGACGGCGACGCCGACCCCGGGGAGATCGTCTGGACCTGGGTGCCCTATGAGGATGACCCGGCCCAGGGCAAGGACCGCCCGGTGCTGGTCGTCGGCCGGGACGGCCGCACCCTGCTCGGGCTGATGCTCTCCAGCCAGGGCGAGCGCGACGGGCAGCGCAACTGGCTCGCCCTCGGCGCCGGCGACTGGGACCGGACCCAGCGCCCCAGCTGGATCCGCCTGGACCGGGTGCTGGAGGTCGAGGAGGACGGCATCCGCCGCGAGGGCGCGATCCTGGACCGGGCTCGCTTCGACCGGGTGGCGACCCGGCTCCGAGGGGACTATGGCTGGGCATAA
- the speB gene encoding agmatinase, with protein MTRYGPMYGPDYTFLGIPACDWQVPETYSDADVVIIGAPFDGGTSHRPGARFGPQVIRGTDYLAHDGSRPHLAMRVDALGTDLTVRDAGDLEVFSGEIERSCRTIAEAVGLVARNGAIPLILGGDHTVTWPDVTGVASAHGPGRISVIHFDAHADTGDIEFGSLYGHGQPMRRLIESGAVRGDRFLQLGLRGYWPGPDVLDWMADQRMNSFHMSEIVERGLDAVLSSAFEIALDGCDGVFLSVDIDVCDPGHAPGTGTPEPGGFTARQLLDSVSRICHELPVVGMDIVEVSPPFDHAEITALLGNRVVLEALSGMARRRKDGDGPRWSRSTPLLRGRGGGTPERAQVD; from the coding sequence ATGACGCGCTACGGACCGATGTACGGGCCGGACTACACGTTCCTCGGGATCCCGGCCTGCGACTGGCAGGTGCCGGAGACGTACTCGGACGCCGACGTGGTGATCATCGGCGCGCCGTTCGACGGCGGCACCTCGCACCGCCCGGGGGCCCGGTTCGGCCCGCAGGTCATCCGCGGCACCGATTACCTGGCGCACGACGGCTCCCGCCCGCACCTGGCGATGCGGGTCGACGCGCTGGGGACCGACCTGACCGTCAGGGACGCCGGTGATCTGGAGGTGTTCAGCGGCGAGATCGAGCGCAGCTGCCGCACCATCGCCGAGGCGGTCGGCCTCGTCGCCCGGAACGGGGCGATCCCGCTGATCCTCGGCGGCGACCACACCGTCACCTGGCCGGACGTGACCGGGGTGGCCAGCGCCCACGGGCCGGGCCGGATCTCGGTGATCCACTTCGACGCGCACGCGGACACCGGCGACATCGAGTTCGGTTCGCTCTACGGCCACGGCCAGCCGATGCGCCGGCTGATCGAGTCCGGGGCGGTGCGCGGCGACCGGTTCCTGCAGCTGGGCCTGCGCGGCTACTGGCCCGGCCCGGACGTGCTGGACTGGATGGCCGACCAGCGGATGAACTCGTTCCACATGAGCGAGATCGTCGAACGTGGTCTGGACGCGGTGCTCAGCAGCGCGTTCGAGATCGCCCTGGACGGCTGCGACGGCGTCTTCCTCTCGGTCGACATCGACGTCTGCGACCCCGGGCACGCGCCCGGCACCGGCACCCCGGAACCGGGTGGCTTCACCGCCCGGCAGCTGCTCGACAGCGTCTCGCGGATCTGCCACGAGCTGCCGGTGGTCGGCATGGACATCGTCGAGGTGTCGCCGCCGTTCGACCACGCCGAGATCACCGCGCTGCTGGGCAACCGGGTCGTGCTGGAGGCGCTCTCCGGGATGGCGCGGCGGCGCAAGGACGGCGACGGGCCCCGCTGGTCACGGTCGACGCCGTTGCTGCGGGGGCGCGGCGGCGGCACGCCGGAGCGGGCGCAGGTGGATTAG